Proteins from a single region of Campylobacter lari:
- a CDS encoding sensor histidine kinase: MKSENFNNTIFKILALYIITSGIFLTIFFITFYQKEANYIRLNQITHSYTHYNYILQNIIEARHDKNLLNEDDFSYISKKINTQFAIVANNQIIFSNLTFDALKILTQLKENNFIYNENKRLFIDFSRIRNLNTYIDTSNLRKPKHHSHFLRHKNIHIIIETEDLGFKKEQYRKDNYNNLDINDYANELWKLKLKTIFYTLICILLLAIIAYILILLVFKNIKEQFKTLNDFIKDTTHEINTPLSVILASIKKFDDTNLNPNNTKKLNHIKLASKNLNHIYQNLIALNFFLQKENTKEDINLKELLEQRLEYFDTLISQKNLIIEKELLEQNFYANKEEMQILLDNLLSNAIKYTNTNKKIFICLKEKTLSIKDEGQGMSTKEITQIFTRYKRFNQDQGGFGIGLNLVKQIADKNNINIKVLSKKDKGSEFILSW; encoded by the coding sequence ATCAAAAAGAAGCAAATTATATACGATTAAATCAAATCACACACTCATACACTCACTATAATTATATTTTACAAAATATCATTGAAGCAAGACACGATAAAAATTTATTAAACGAAGATGATTTTTCTTATATTTCTAAAAAAATAAATACTCAATTTGCTATTGTTGCAAACAATCAAATCATTTTTAGTAATTTAACTTTTGATGCTTTAAAAATATTAACACAGCTTAAAGAAAACAACTTTATTTACAACGAAAACAAAAGATTATTCATAGATTTTTCAAGGATTAGAAATCTTAATACTTATATAGATACGAGTAATTTAAGAAAGCCAAAACACCATTCTCATTTTTTGAGACATAAAAATATCCATATCATTATAGAAACGGAAGATCTTGGCTTTAAAAAAGAACAATACCGCAAAGATAACTACAATAATTTAGATATTAACGATTATGCTAATGAACTTTGGAAACTAAAATTAAAAACTATTTTTTATACACTTATATGTATTTTACTACTTGCTATAATTGCTTATATACTCATCTTGCTTGTTTTTAAAAATATCAAAGAACAATTTAAAACACTCAATGATTTTATTAAAGATACCACACATGAAATTAACACGCCTTTGAGCGTGATTTTAGCTAGTATTAAAAAATTTGATGATACAAATTTAAATCCAAATAACACTAAAAAACTAAATCATATCAAACTAGCAAGTAAAAATTTAAATCATATCTATCAAAACCTCATAGCCTTAAATTTTTTCTTACAAAAAGAAAATACAAAAGAAGATATAAATTTAAAAGAGCTTTTAGAACAAAGATTAGAATATTTTGACACTTTAATCTCTCAAAAAAATCTCATCATTGAAAAAGAGCTTTTAGAGCAAAATTTCTATGCAAATAAAGAAGAAATGCAAATTTTACTTGACAATCTTTTAAGCAATGCCATAAAATACACCAATACTAATAAAAAAATCTTTATTTGTTTAAAAGAAAAAACACTTAGTATTAAAGATGAAGGTCAAGGTATGAGCACTAAAGAAATTACTCAAATTTTTACACGCTACAAACGCTTTAATCAAGACCAAGGTGGTTTTGGCATAGGCTTAAATTTAGTCAAACAAATAGCCGATAAAAACAATATCAACATAAAAGTTTTGAGTAAAAAAGATAAAGGAAGTGAATTTATACTTTCTTGGTAG
- a CDS encoding ATP-binding protein produces the protein MKKSILTLALFAFCSANALEVQEFKGFAHPESVYVDKNAVYVSNVGKELTPLNKDNDGFISKLDKDGKILELEFIKGLNAPKGMSKIGDVLYVVDIDILYGFDIKNKKEIFKLPIKNAVFLNDIAVLNNDTLLVSDTGTGYIHKVFLKDKKYENFIHLDSKYGGPNGLLIDKNTLFVAGYDPSDKAGGKIISIDLNSKKIQELSKKIEQFDGIVYDKNKNLLVSSWGKNLQGYIYTLKDNKEIKLDLASIKGPADMFFDGEYLWVPKMAENTLIKVKI, from the coding sequence ATGAAAAAAAGTATTTTAACTTTGGCCTTATTTGCATTTTGCAGTGCAAATGCTTTAGAGGTTCAAGAATTTAAAGGTTTTGCACATCCTGAAAGTGTATATGTAGATAAAAATGCAGTTTATGTATCTAATGTAGGAAAAGAGCTAACTCCATTAAATAAAGACAATGATGGTTTTATTTCAAAATTAGATAAAGATGGAAAAATTTTGGAATTAGAATTTATAAAAGGTCTTAATGCTCCAAAAGGTATGTCTAAAATAGGTGATGTTTTATATGTGGTTGATATTGATATTTTATATGGCTTTGATATAAAAAATAAAAAAGAAATTTTCAAACTTCCTATAAAAAATGCGGTATTTTTAAATGATATTGCTGTGTTAAATAATGACACATTATTAGTTAGTGACACAGGTACAGGATATATCCACAAAGTATTTTTAAAGGATAAAAAATATGAAAACTTTATCCATTTAGATTCAAAATATGGTGGCCCAAATGGATTGTTAATAGATAAAAATACTTTATTTGTAGCAGGTTATGATCCAAGTGATAAAGCAGGCGGGAAAATCATTAGTATTGATTTAAATTCAAAGAAAATTCAAGAATTAAGCAAAAAAATAGAACAATTTGATGGCATTGTGTATGATAAAAATAAAAATCTTTTAGTGTCAAGTTGGGGTAAAAATCTTCAAGGATATATTTATACTCTAAAAGATAATAAAGAAATAAAACTTGATTTGGCTTCTATAAAAGGTCCTGCAGATATGTTTTTTGATGGTGAGTATTTATGGGTGCCAAAAATGGCAGAAAATACTTTAATTAAAGTAAAAATATAA
- a CDS encoding TFIIB-type zinc ribbon-containing protein: MTCPVCVNTDLLMSERNGVEIDYCPKCRGVWLDRGELDKIIERNSSQSTQQPQQQNYNQQANYHHNNGYKYKKKESWLGELFDF; this comes from the coding sequence ATGACTTGTCCAGTTTGTGTAAATACTGACTTATTGATGAGCGAAAGAAATGGAGTTGAAATTGATTATTGTCCAAAATGCCGTGGTGTTTGGCTTGATCGTGGTGAGCTTGATAAAATCATAGAAAGAAATTCTTCTCAAAGTACGCAACAACCTCAACAACAAAATTATAACCAACAAGCAAACTACCATCATAATAACGGCTATAAATACAAGAAAAAAGAAAGTTGGCTTGGGGAATTATTTGACTTTTAA
- the ung gene encoding uracil-DNA glycosylase: MEICLEKIKIDNAWKEFLKEEFLKPYFLEIKTHYINALNERKTIYPPANLIFNAFNLTPLQNLKIILLGQDPYHNPHQAMGLSFSVPMGVKIPPSLLNIYKELQDDLNIPIAKHGDLSKWAKQGILLLNSILSVEANKPASHAHFGWQKFTDAVISKLSNEKEGLIFLLWGNYAKNKKNLINPQKHFILEAAHPSPLARNAFLGCKHFSKSNEILSKLGKSLIDWNLNP, encoded by the coding sequence ATGGAAATTTGCTTAGAAAAAATTAAAATAGATAACGCTTGGAAAGAATTTTTAAAAGAAGAGTTTTTAAAACCTTATTTTTTAGAAATAAAAACTCATTATATCAATGCTTTAAATGAAAGAAAAACTATATATCCACCCGCGAATTTAATCTTTAATGCTTTTAATCTAACCCCTTTACAAAATTTAAAAATCATACTTTTAGGACAAGATCCTTACCACAACCCTCATCAAGCCATGGGTTTGAGCTTTAGCGTGCCAATGGGTGTTAAAATTCCCCCATCTTTGCTTAATATCTATAAAGAATTGCAAGATGATTTAAACATTCCTATAGCAAAACATGGTGATTTAAGTAAATGGGCTAAACAAGGAATTTTACTTTTAAATTCTATTTTAAGTGTAGAAGCAAATAAACCTGCCTCACATGCACATTTTGGTTGGCAAAAATTTACCGATGCGGTTATATCAAAACTTAGCAATGAAAAAGAAGGATTGATATTTTTACTTTGGGGAAATTATGCTAAAAATAAAAAAAATTTAATCAACCCTCAAAAACACTTTATCCTAGAAGCAGCACATCCTTCGCCTTTAGCGAGAAATGCTTTTTTAGGTTGCAAGCATTTTTCAAAAAGTAATGAAATTTTATCAAAACTTGGTAAAAGTCTTATTGATTGGAATTTAAACCCTTAA